A single genomic interval of Chryseobacterium paludis harbors:
- a CDS encoding glycosyltransferase, whose amino-acid sequence MEKKIKIVQFVEAFGGGVYTYVKDLSNFLATHQSDINCDIHLIYSPNRIELDKELFHKEIHPDIYLYELDMQRPINLKKDHQVITESRKILKKIKPDIIHLHSAKAGVIGRLACLGLVSKKNIYYSPHGFSFVQQNISKTKIFLFKVIEYVMPFLFGGTTIASGNTEYEMAKKIGKTSLIRNGVDFELPEKLYFPVTNERFTVGTVGRLTAQKNPKAFNEIASKLPNVNFVWIGNGELIDDITSENITVTGWIRTREELLQKLNTLDLYLQVSLWEGLPIAILEAMAIRKPLLVSNVMGNKDTVDNDYNGYVYNTTDEAIEKVKLFFDEKKKTQMGNNSFEKAFKEYNKNNNFLNLINLYKRVIK is encoded by the coding sequence TTGGAAAAGAAAATTAAGATTGTTCAGTTTGTAGAAGCTTTTGGAGGTGGGGTTTATACCTACGTAAAAGATTTAAGCAATTTTCTGGCAACACATCAGTCTGATATTAATTGTGATATTCATTTAATTTATAGTCCAAATCGTATTGAACTGGATAAGGAATTATTTCATAAGGAAATTCATCCGGATATTTATCTTTACGAACTGGATATGCAGCGTCCCATAAATTTGAAAAAAGATCATCAGGTAATTACAGAGTCGCGAAAAATATTGAAAAAAATAAAACCTGATATAATTCATCTCCATTCTGCAAAAGCAGGTGTTATAGGAAGATTGGCTTGTTTGGGATTAGTATCTAAAAAGAATATTTATTATTCACCCCACGGATTTTCCTTTGTCCAGCAAAATATTTCGAAAACTAAGATTTTCCTTTTTAAAGTTATAGAATATGTAATGCCCTTTTTATTTGGTGGAACTACAATTGCTTCTGGAAATACGGAATATGAAATGGCAAAAAAAATTGGCAAAACGAGCCTTATTAGAAACGGAGTTGATTTTGAATTGCCAGAAAAACTGTACTTTCCTGTAACGAATGAACGTTTTACTGTTGGAACGGTTGGAAGATTGACAGCACAAAAGAATCCAAAGGCTTTTAATGAGATAGCATCGAAGCTGCCAAATGTTAATTTTGTATGGATAGGAAACGGGGAGCTTATCGATGACATTACTTCTGAAAATATTACTGTTACAGGTTGGATAAGAACAAGAGAAGAATTATTGCAAAAATTAAATACACTTGATTTATATTTACAAGTGTCTTTATGGGAAGGACTTCCAATTGCGATTCTCGAAGCAATGGCGATCCGGAAACCTCTTTTAGTGAGCAATGTGATGGGAAATAAAGATACCGTTGACAATGATTATAATGGGTATGTTTATAATACAACAGACGAAGCAATAGAAAAAGTTAAACTTTTTTTTGACGAAAAAAAGAAAACTCAAATGGGAAACAATTCATTTGAAAAAGCTTTTAAAGAATATAATAAAAATAATAATTTTTTGAATTTGATAAA